A genomic region of Caulobacter vibrioides contains the following coding sequences:
- a CDS encoding indolepyruvate ferredoxin oxidoreductase family protein codes for MRHSEVTLDDKYVLEDGRAFITGVQALLRVLLDRKRLDRKAGLNTGGYLSGYRGSPLGGLDQQAARIKKLLTAHDVVFQEGLNEDLAATAVWGSQQANLFPGALYDGVFGMWYGKAPGVDRTGDVFKHANFAGTFPTGGVLAVAGDDHACKSSTLPSQSEFAFQDFEMPVLSPADVQEVLDYGLLGISMSRFSGLWTGMIALADTMDSGVTIDVSLDRHQIVVPEFAFPPGGLGIRQKDQPMEKERRMRLHKIPAALAFARANNIDRVVLGASHVKVGKARLGIVCQGQAYKDVLEAFTAMGMTLQEAADLGVSIYKVGMPWPLEPLGLRAFAAGLETLMVIEHKRALIEPQARAALYDLPAQARPRVIGKTDEKGGPLLSELGSLSVAEIALAIYDRLPQGPHMERAQAYLNRVSAAGVAAVSLAADQARKPFFCSGCPHNTSTKLPEGSRALAGIGCHYMAGFNDPMTDLNTHMGGEGLTWVGAAPFTSEKHVFQNLGDGTYNHSGSLAIRGAVAAGTNITYKLLYNDAVAMTGGQRAESGFTPAQITRQLAAEGVKKTVIVVDELERYQGVNDLAPGVEIFPRSDLMRVQEMLRETPGTTVLLYDQTCATEKRRRRKRGSMPKATQRVFINPLVCEGCGDCSVKSNCVSVEPLATEFGRKRKINQSSCNQDYSCVEGFCPSFITLEGAESAQAKKTPAALTAESTPLPEFEPLTGVRKILFTGVGGTGVTTVASIMAMAAHIDGRAGSVVDMTGLAQKGGSVFSHVKIGETEETIVGGRVPAASADVLIACDLLVAASPEGLSLYAKDRTRAFGNSDFAPTADFVTSRDVRFDSGAMARRVKGATKTFDACPAQRLAETEFGDAIYANMIMVGFAWQRGVIPLSSRAVYRAIKLNGVDAEANLQAFELGRRVAHDPSTLTVKEDTTPTPETMPLDALIAHRVEQLTAYQNAAYAQRYADKVAKVRNAETAVSGADGALPLTRAAAVNLYKLMAYKDEYEVARLYADGRFAAELAGTFKGGKAKIWLAPPLLAPKGADGKPKKIAFGGWMLDLAFPMMAKMKGLRGTALDIFGKTEERRMERGLIASYETGLDRLAAGLSTESLPLALKIAEIPQQIRGFGHVKEASVKVAKAAEEKLWGQWGGS; via the coding sequence ATGCGGCACTCGGAAGTCACTCTCGACGACAAATATGTGCTCGAAGATGGTCGCGCCTTCATCACGGGGGTGCAGGCCCTGCTTCGCGTCCTGCTGGATCGCAAGCGCCTCGACCGCAAGGCGGGGTTGAACACCGGCGGCTATCTGTCGGGCTATCGCGGGTCGCCGCTGGGCGGGCTCGACCAGCAGGCCGCGCGCATCAAGAAGCTGCTCACCGCGCATGACGTCGTCTTCCAAGAGGGCCTGAACGAAGACCTGGCCGCCACCGCCGTGTGGGGCAGCCAGCAGGCCAACCTGTTCCCGGGCGCGCTCTACGATGGCGTGTTCGGCATGTGGTACGGCAAGGCGCCGGGCGTCGACCGCACCGGCGACGTCTTCAAGCACGCCAACTTCGCCGGGACCTTCCCGACCGGCGGGGTCCTGGCGGTGGCGGGCGACGACCACGCCTGCAAGAGCTCGACCCTCCCGTCGCAATCGGAATTCGCCTTCCAGGACTTCGAGATGCCGGTGTTGTCGCCGGCCGACGTCCAGGAGGTGCTCGACTACGGTCTGCTCGGCATCTCGATGTCGCGGTTCTCGGGCCTGTGGACGGGCATGATCGCCCTGGCCGACACCATGGACTCGGGCGTGACCATCGACGTCTCGCTGGACCGTCACCAGATCGTGGTTCCCGAGTTCGCATTCCCGCCCGGTGGCCTCGGCATCCGCCAGAAGGACCAGCCGATGGAGAAGGAGCGGCGCATGCGGCTCCACAAGATCCCGGCGGCCCTGGCCTTCGCCCGCGCCAACAATATCGACCGCGTGGTGCTGGGCGCCTCGCACGTCAAGGTCGGCAAGGCGCGGCTGGGCATCGTCTGCCAGGGCCAGGCCTATAAGGACGTGCTGGAGGCCTTCACGGCCATGGGCATGACCCTGCAGGAAGCCGCTGACCTCGGCGTCTCGATCTACAAGGTCGGCATGCCCTGGCCGCTGGAGCCGCTGGGCCTGCGCGCCTTCGCCGCCGGCCTCGAGACCCTGATGGTCATCGAGCACAAGCGCGCCCTGATCGAACCGCAAGCCCGCGCCGCGCTCTACGATCTTCCCGCCCAGGCGCGCCCGCGCGTCATCGGCAAGACCGACGAGAAGGGCGGTCCGCTACTGTCGGAGCTGGGCTCGCTGTCGGTCGCCGAAATCGCGCTGGCCATCTATGACCGCCTGCCCCAGGGGCCGCACATGGAGCGGGCCCAGGCCTATCTGAACCGGGTGAGCGCCGCCGGCGTCGCCGCCGTGAGCCTCGCCGCTGACCAGGCCCGCAAGCCGTTCTTCTGCTCGGGCTGCCCGCACAACACCTCCACCAAGCTGCCCGAGGGCTCGCGCGCCCTGGCCGGCATCGGCTGTCACTACATGGCCGGGTTCAACGACCCGATGACCGACCTTAACACCCATATGGGCGGCGAGGGCCTGACCTGGGTGGGCGCCGCGCCGTTCACCAGCGAAAAGCACGTTTTCCAGAACCTGGGCGACGGCACTTACAATCACTCGGGCTCGCTGGCCATCCGCGGCGCCGTCGCGGCCGGAACCAACATCACCTATAAGCTGCTCTACAACGACGCCGTCGCCATGACCGGCGGCCAGCGCGCCGAGAGCGGCTTCACCCCCGCTCAGATCACCCGCCAGCTGGCGGCCGAAGGCGTCAAGAAGACCGTCATCGTCGTCGACGAGCTGGAGCGCTACCAGGGCGTCAACGACCTGGCGCCGGGTGTCGAGATCTTCCCGCGCTCGGACCTGATGCGCGTGCAGGAGATGCTGCGCGAGACGCCCGGAACCACCGTGCTGCTCTACGACCAGACCTGCGCCACCGAAAAGCGCCGCCGTCGAAAGCGGGGCTCGATGCCGAAGGCCACCCAGCGGGTGTTCATCAATCCGCTGGTCTGCGAAGGCTGCGGCGACTGTTCGGTCAAGTCCAACTGCGTCTCGGTCGAGCCGCTGGCCACCGAGTTTGGCCGCAAGCGCAAGATCAACCAGTCGTCCTGTAACCAGGACTATTCGTGCGTCGAGGGCTTCTGCCCCTCGTTCATCACCCTGGAAGGCGCCGAGAGCGCTCAGGCTAAGAAGACCCCTGCGGCCCTGACCGCCGAGTCGACGCCGCTGCCCGAGTTCGAGCCGCTGACGGGCGTGCGCAAGATCCTGTTCACCGGCGTAGGCGGGACGGGCGTGACCACGGTGGCTTCGATCATGGCCATGGCCGCCCACATCGACGGCCGCGCCGGCAGCGTGGTCGACATGACGGGTCTGGCCCAAAAGGGCGGCTCGGTGTTCAGCCACGTCAAGATCGGCGAGACCGAGGAGACGATCGTCGGTGGTCGCGTGCCGGCGGCCAGCGCCGACGTGCTGATCGCCTGCGACCTGCTCGTGGCCGCCAGCCCCGAGGGCCTGTCGCTCTACGCCAAGGACCGCACGCGGGCTTTCGGCAACAGCGACTTCGCCCCCACGGCCGACTTCGTCACCAGCCGCGATGTGCGTTTTGACAGCGGGGCGATGGCGCGCCGGGTCAAGGGCGCGACCAAGACCTTCGACGCCTGCCCGGCCCAGCGCCTGGCCGAGACCGAGTTCGGCGACGCCATCTACGCCAACATGATCATGGTCGGCTTCGCCTGGCAGCGCGGGGTGATCCCGCTGTCCAGCCGCGCGGTCTATCGGGCGATCAAGCTGAACGGTGTCGACGCCGAGGCCAACCTGCAGGCCTTCGAGCTGGGTCGCCGCGTGGCCCACGATCCGTCGACCCTGACGGTCAAGGAAGACACCACCCCGACGCCGGAAACCATGCCGCTGGACGCCCTGATCGCCCATCGCGTGGAGCAGCTGACGGCCTATCAGAACGCCGCCTACGCCCAGCGCTATGCGGACAAGGTGGCCAAGGTGCGCAACGCCGAAACCGCCGTGTCAGGCGCTGACGGCGCCCTGCCGCTGACCCGCGCGGCGGCGGTGAACCTCTACAAGCTGATGGCCTATAAGGACGAGTACGAGGTCGCTCGTCTGTATGCGGATGGTCGTTTCGCGGCCGAGCTGGCCGGGACCTTCAAGGGCGGCAAGGCCAAGATCTGGCTGGCCCCGCCGCTGCTGGCGCCGAAGGGCGCCGACGGCAAGCCCAAGAAGATCGCCTTCGGCGGCTGGATGCTGGATCTGGCCTTCCCGATGATGGCCAAGATGAAGGGCCTGCGCGGCACGGCGCTCGACATCTTCGGCAAGACCGAGGAGCGCCGCATGGAGCGCGGCCTGATCGCGTCTTACGAGACCGGTCTAGATCGCCTGGCGGCTGGGCTGTCCACGGAGAGCCTGCCGCTGGCCCTGAAGATCGCCGAGATCCCCCAGCAGATCCGCGGCTTCGGCCACGTGAAGGAAGCCTCGGTGAAGGTCGCCAAGGCGGCCGAAGAGAAGCTCTGGGGGCAGTGGGGCGGGAGCTAA
- a CDS encoding Lrp/AsnC family transcriptional regulator, with protein sequence MSEQLDAVDAKILDLIQHDAGLSVAEIAERVGLSSSPCWRRIKRLEDAGVIQRRVTILDREKLGLGFEVYCTVKLSLPTKENLDTFEQAVGKWAEVVQCATVTGAADYEMRIVTRDMRAFDEFLRDKLLSLGLVSNIESRIVIRGVKNSTAVPLGLISPYVSPLG encoded by the coding sequence TTGTCCGAACAACTCGACGCCGTGGATGCCAAGATTCTGGATCTCATCCAACACGACGCCGGACTGTCCGTCGCGGAGATCGCCGAGCGTGTGGGTCTGTCGTCCAGCCCCTGCTGGCGCCGGATTAAGCGTCTGGAGGACGCTGGCGTCATCCAGCGTCGGGTCACGATCCTCGACCGCGAGAAGCTGGGCCTGGGCTTTGAGGTGTACTGCACCGTGAAGCTGTCGCTGCCGACCAAGGAAAATCTCGACACCTTCGAACAGGCTGTCGGCAAGTGGGCCGAGGTCGTCCAGTGCGCCACCGTCACCGGCGCGGCCGACTACGAAATGCGCATCGTCACCCGCGACATGCGCGCCTTCGACGAGTTCCTGCGCGACAAGCTGCTGTCGCTGGGCCTGGTCTCGAACATCGAAAGCCGCATCGTGATCCGCGGCGTCAAGAACTCGACCGCCGTGCCCCTGGGCCTGATCAGCCCCTATGTCAGCCCGTTGGGCTAA
- a CDS encoding pirin family protein → MIDLVFDARRKDLGNFEVGRVLPFHAHRMVGPFTFLDHMGPAAFDPGFAKSADVRPHPHIGLSTLTYLFEGEITHRDSVGSLAVIKPHEVNWMTAGSGITHSERFEGLREHGGRMDGMQAWIALPHEHEEIAPSFTHHEGPADLPYYESGGLKARLIAGEAFGAKSNVPVYSPLFYVHWELEPGTVAALPAEYSERAAYIAAGRVEVGDRELAATQMAVFAPGDTIVFKALERSTVMLLGGEPVGPRFIEWNFVSSSKDRIEQAKADWKAGRMKLPDLDHDEFIPLPEGAPSANPAS, encoded by the coding sequence ATGATCGATCTCGTTTTCGACGCCCGCCGCAAGGATCTCGGCAACTTCGAGGTCGGGCGCGTGCTGCCGTTCCACGCGCATCGGATGGTCGGCCCGTTCACCTTCCTTGATCACATGGGGCCGGCGGCCTTCGACCCGGGCTTTGCCAAGAGCGCCGATGTGCGCCCGCACCCGCATATCGGCCTGTCGACCCTGACCTATCTGTTCGAGGGCGAGATCACCCACCGCGACAGCGTCGGCTCGCTGGCCGTGATCAAGCCGCACGAGGTCAACTGGATGACCGCCGGCTCGGGCATCACCCACTCCGAACGCTTCGAGGGCCTGCGCGAGCATGGCGGCCGCATGGACGGCATGCAGGCCTGGATCGCCCTGCCCCATGAGCATGAGGAGATCGCCCCCAGCTTCACCCACCATGAAGGTCCGGCGGACCTGCCCTACTATGAGAGCGGCGGGCTCAAGGCGCGGCTGATCGCCGGGGAGGCGTTCGGCGCCAAGTCGAACGTGCCGGTCTACTCGCCGCTCTTCTATGTGCACTGGGAGCTGGAGCCGGGAACGGTCGCGGCCCTGCCGGCCGAGTATTCCGAGCGCGCCGCCTATATCGCCGCCGGCCGCGTAGAGGTTGGCGACCGCGAGCTGGCGGCCACACAGATGGCGGTGTTCGCGCCGGGCGACACCATCGTCTTCAAGGCGCTGGAACGCTCCACCGTGATGCTCCTGGGCGGCGAACCGGTGGGGCCGCGCTTCATCGAGTGGAACTTCGTCTCCTCGTCCAAGGACCGCATCGAGCAGGCCAAGGCCGACTGGAAGGCCGGCCGCATGAAGCTGCCGGATCTGGACCACGACGAGTTCATTCCTCTGCCGGAAGGCGCTCCGTCGGCCAATCCCGCGTCCTAG
- the rplL gene encoding 50S ribosomal protein L7/L12 yields the protein MSKLEKLVEELSTLSVLEAAELSKMLEEKWGVSAAAPVAVAAAGGAAAAPAEAAEEQTEFTVVLVDGGDKKINVIKEVRGVRPDLGLKEAKDLVEGAPQNVVENVSKQQAEEVSKKLTEAGAKIQIK from the coding sequence ATGTCGAAGCTCGAAAAGCTGGTCGAAGAACTGTCCACCCTGTCGGTGCTGGAAGCCGCTGAACTCTCGAAGATGCTCGAAGAGAAGTGGGGCGTCTCGGCCGCCGCTCCGGTCGCCGTCGCCGCCGCTGGTGGCGCCGCCGCCGCTCCGGCTGAAGCCGCCGAAGAGCAAACCGAATTCACCGTCGTCCTCGTCGACGGCGGCGACAAGAAGATCAACGTGATCAAGGAAGTCCGCGGCGTCCGTCCGGACCTCGGCCTGAAGGAAGCCAAGGACCTGGTCGAAGGCGCTCCGCAGAACGTCGTCGAAAACGTCTCGAAGCAACAAGCCGAAGAAGTTTCGAAGAAGCTCACGGAAGCCGGCGCCAAGATCCAAATCAAGTAA
- the rplJ gene encoding 50S ribosomal protein L10 codes for MDRAQKQESIESLKSVFADAGAVVVTHYMGLTVAEMTDLRLRLRKEGAAIKVVKNTLALKALDGKLGDKGDKLFTGPVAIAYGPDAVSAAKIAVQFAKENDKLKIVGGVLDQTNVLDEAGVRALATLPSLDELRGKLIGLIQAPATKIAGVLQAPAAQLARVFNAYATKDAA; via the coding sequence ATGGACCGCGCTCAAAAGCAGGAATCGATCGAGTCGCTGAAAAGCGTCTTCGCCGATGCCGGCGCTGTCGTCGTGACCCACTACATGGGTCTGACCGTTGCGGAAATGACCGACCTTCGTCTTCGCCTCCGCAAGGAAGGCGCCGCGATCAAGGTTGTGAAGAACACCCTGGCCCTCAAGGCTCTGGACGGCAAGCTCGGTGACAAGGGCGACAAGCTCTTCACCGGTCCGGTCGCCATCGCCTACGGCCCGGACGCCGTTTCGGCCGCGAAGATCGCGGTGCAGTTCGCCAAAGAAAACGACAAGCTCAAGATTGTCGGTGGCGTTCTGGACCAGACCAACGTGCTGGACGAAGCTGGCGTGCGTGCTCTGGCGACGCTGCCGTCGCTGGACGAACTGCGTGGCAAGCTTATCGGCCTCATCCAGGCTCCGGCGACCAAGATCGCTGGCGTCCTGCAGGCCCCGGCTGCCCAGCTGGCTCGCGTTTTCAACGCCTACGCGACCAAAGACGCCGCGTAA
- a CDS encoding TetR family transcriptional regulator, with translation MTADILDRAAAAALALAADKPWPQVALRDIAVKADVSFAALYALADSKSAVLGHLSTRFDQAALGVDYPEGAAAHDRLFDAAMARIEAMEPHRAALIAIATSEGVLISAARFPRIARAILEAAGVEATPLRLAAMTAVWARVIQVWRDDEGALNRTMAELDQRLKQMATQLDRIGAGF, from the coding sequence ATGACCGCCGATATCCTCGACCGCGCCGCCGCCGCCGCCCTGGCGCTCGCCGCCGACAAGCCCTGGCCGCAGGTGGCCCTGCGCGACATCGCCGTGAAGGCGGACGTTTCCTTTGCGGCGCTCTATGCCCTGGCCGACAGCAAGTCCGCCGTCCTGGGTCACCTTTCGACCCGGTTCGACCAGGCGGCGCTCGGCGTCGACTATCCCGAGGGCGCCGCCGCGCACGACCGCCTGTTCGACGCCGCCATGGCGCGCATCGAGGCGATGGAGCCGCATCGGGCGGCGCTGATCGCCATCGCCACGAGCGAGGGCGTGCTGATCTCCGCCGCGCGCTTCCCCCGCATCGCCCGCGCGATCCTGGAAGCCGCCGGCGTCGAGGCCACGCCGCTGCGCCTGGCCGCCATGACAGCGGTCTGGGCGCGCGTCATCCAGGTCTGGCGCGACGACGAGGGCGCGCTGAACCGCACCATGGCCGAGCTGGACCAGCGCCTGAAGCAGATGGCGACGCAGTTGGACAGGATCGGGGCGGGCTTCTAG
- the proC gene encoding pyrroline-5-carboxylate reductase, producing the protein MTPILLLGAGRMGGALIQGWRAAGAFDAADLIIRDPHVDAAAFAGAVVNPPLEALGAAKTVLLAVKPQIWREAIEDVVPHLAPDAVIVSIAAGVRAADISQAFGGRRVARVMPTTAVAIGRGAASLYADNAEALDRAKALFAPVAAVAVLPTEDLMHAATAVSGSAPAYLYAFIEALEAAGAAQGLDPAESARLARATIIGAAALMEQSGEEPAELRKQVTSPGGTTAAALAVLMGEGGFGDLLPKALDAAVARSKELGA; encoded by the coding sequence ATGACCCCCATTCTCCTTCTCGGCGCGGGCCGCATGGGCGGCGCCTTGATCCAGGGCTGGCGGGCGGCCGGCGCGTTTGACGCCGCCGATCTCATCATCCGCGATCCTCATGTCGACGCAGCCGCCTTCGCGGGCGCGGTGGTCAATCCGCCGCTCGAGGCCCTGGGCGCCGCCAAGACCGTGCTGCTGGCGGTCAAGCCGCAGATCTGGCGCGAGGCGATCGAGGATGTCGTCCCGCACCTGGCCCCGGATGCGGTGATCGTGTCGATCGCCGCCGGCGTGCGCGCGGCCGATATCTCACAAGCCTTCGGCGGCCGGCGCGTGGCGCGGGTCATGCCGACCACGGCGGTCGCCATCGGACGCGGCGCGGCCAGCCTCTACGCCGATAACGCCGAGGCCCTGGATCGGGCCAAAGCCCTGTTCGCGCCGGTCGCCGCGGTGGCGGTGCTGCCGACCGAGGACCTGATGCACGCGGCCACCGCCGTGTCGGGCTCGGCCCCGGCCTATCTCTACGCCTTCATCGAGGCGCTGGAGGCGGCGGGCGCGGCCCAGGGCCTTGATCCGGCCGAGAGCGCCCGCCTGGCCCGGGCGACGATCATCGGCGCCGCCGCCCTGATGGAGCAAAGCGGCGAGGAGCCGGCGGAACTTCGCAAGCAGGTCACCTCGCCCGGCGGCACGACGGCGGCGGCGCTTGCGGTGCTGATGGGCGAGGGGGGCTTTGGGGATCTTCTGCCCAAGGCGCTGGATGCGGCCGTGGCGCGCTCGAAGGAATTGGGCGCCTAG
- a CDS encoding YbjN domain-containing protein — MDTQPEDDDVLMALDPLEVVEHVLSAENLTFDRTEDGDLAFALKGDWKDYELWFAWRPEADCLQLCLSLDLRAPKSKRANAYELLALINQRVWLGHFEVWTEDGEVVFRHALALPSGERPTMAQAASMIDAAVEAADRFFPAFEFLLQGAKTPDQAMAACMFETVGQA; from the coding sequence ATGGACACCCAACCGGAAGACGACGACGTCCTGATGGCTCTTGATCCTCTCGAGGTGGTCGAGCACGTGCTGTCGGCCGAGAACCTCACCTTCGATCGTACCGAGGACGGTGACCTCGCCTTCGCCCTGAAGGGCGACTGGAAGGACTACGAGCTGTGGTTCGCCTGGCGGCCCGAGGCCGACTGCCTGCAGTTGTGCCTGTCGCTGGACCTGCGCGCGCCCAAGTCCAAGCGCGCCAACGCCTATGAGCTTCTGGCCCTGATCAACCAGCGCGTCTGGCTGGGTCACTTCGAGGTGTGGACCGAGGACGGCGAGGTGGTGTTCCGCCACGCCCTGGCCCTGCCGTCGGGCGAGCGTCCGACCATGGCCCAGGCCGCCTCGATGATCGACGCAGCGGTCGAAGCGGCCGATCGCTTCTTCCCGGCCTTCGAATTCCTGCTGCAGGGCGCCAAGACGCCCGACCAGGCGATGGCCGCCTGCATGTTCGAGACCGTCGGCCAGGCTTAA
- a CDS encoding accessory factor UbiK family protein: MHSQNPFLDEFAKFTQAAMGIAQTAGEEAKTAMRAQADRMAAELDLIRRDDFEALKAEVAALREEVAALKAAKKAPAKKTASSGE; encoded by the coding sequence ATGCACAGCCAGAACCCCTTCCTCGACGAATTCGCCAAGTTCACCCAGGCGGCCATGGGCATCGCCCAGACGGCCGGCGAAGAGGCCAAGACCGCGATGCGGGCCCAGGCCGATCGTATGGCGGCCGAGCTGGATCTGATCCGTCGTGACGACTTCGAGGCCCTGAAGGCCGAGGTTGCGGCGCTGCGCGAGGAAGTGGCGGCCTTGAAGGCGGCCAAGAAGGCGCCGGCGAAGAAAACCGCGAGTTCAGGCGAATAG
- the lgt gene encoding prolipoprotein diacylglyceryl transferase produces the protein MIFPNIDPVVHIGPWALEFGPLALRWYALAYVAGILLGWRYAIRLTRTEGLWGGRAPTATALQIDDLVLWITLGIILGGRLGYILFYMLLNDDQRAWLMAHPMDVFKIWEGGMSFHGGFLGVCAAVILFARQQKIDMLKLGDLIAPVAPIGIFFGRIANFINGELWGRVTDSPLGVIFCNETIQANHPQRICPAGPLPRHPSQLYEAGLEGLALFLIMAFAIYRLKWLRRRGALVATFLLGYGLARLSLENVRNPDVGMPQFPLGLTMGMMLSIPMILAGGWLLWKALKEPIQDDAEAHEPA, from the coding sequence GTGATCTTTCCGAACATCGATCCTGTGGTCCACATCGGCCCCTGGGCCCTGGAGTTTGGCCCATTGGCCCTGCGCTGGTACGCCCTGGCCTATGTGGCGGGCATCCTGCTGGGCTGGCGCTACGCCATCCGCCTGACGCGGACAGAAGGCTTGTGGGGCGGCCGAGCCCCGACCGCCACGGCCCTGCAGATCGACGATCTGGTGCTGTGGATCACGCTCGGGATCATTCTGGGCGGCCGGCTCGGCTACATCCTCTTCTACATGCTGCTCAACGACGACCAGCGCGCCTGGCTGATGGCGCATCCGATGGACGTCTTCAAAATCTGGGAAGGCGGCATGTCGTTCCACGGCGGCTTCCTGGGCGTCTGCGCCGCCGTCATCCTGTTCGCGCGCCAGCAGAAGATCGACATGCTGAAGCTGGGCGACCTGATCGCGCCGGTCGCGCCCATCGGCATCTTCTTCGGCCGCATCGCCAACTTCATCAATGGCGAGCTGTGGGGGCGGGTCACAGACTCGCCGCTGGGCGTTATCTTCTGCAACGAGACGATCCAGGCCAATCACCCCCAGCGCATCTGTCCGGCGGGCCCTCTGCCGCGTCATCCCAGCCAGCTGTACGAGGCGGGTCTTGAGGGTCTGGCGCTGTTCCTGATCATGGCCTTCGCGATCTACAGGCTGAAGTGGCTTCGCCGGCGCGGCGCCCTCGTGGCGACCTTCCTGCTGGGCTATGGGCTGGCGCGCCTGTCGCTGGAGAACGTGCGCAATCCCGACGTCGGCATGCCCCAGTTCCCGCTGGGCCTGACCATGGGGATGATGCTGTCGATCCCGATGATCCTGGCCGGCGGCTGGCTGCTGTGGAAGGCGCTGAAGGAACCGATCCAGGACGACGCCGAGGCGCATGAGCCTGCTTGA
- a CDS encoding class I SAM-dependent methyltransferase → MSLLDRLKAQIAQDGPIGVPEFFTRCLHDPRDGYYATRPDLGAAGDFVTAPLVSQMFGELVGLWVLETWARMGRPAPFRLVEMGPGDGTLMSDLLRAGRLDPAFLEAAEVWLVEVSEPLKARQAARLGEGPRWASRLDEVPGGAPMILVANELLDCLPARQFIRTRTGWAERVIGLGAEGALAFGLRAINPPPRGGGVRAADGGGRPVGPAPSPSGPSDHLPRWGEDLGAGAVVESSPAQAALASDIAHRLVTDGGAALLIDYGRAQPEPGDTLQAISNHQKVDPLQTAGLADLTVWADFPSVVAAAREAGAKAGPILTQAAFLVALGIVQRAEALAARQPDRADQIGRQLDRLIGEAQMGELFKVACLCAPDLSPPLFEDAT, encoded by the coding sequence ATGAGCCTGCTTGATCGCCTGAAGGCCCAGATCGCCCAGGACGGGCCGATCGGCGTTCCCGAGTTCTTCACCCGCTGTCTGCACGACCCGCGTGACGGCTATTACGCCACGCGGCCCGATCTGGGCGCGGCGGGCGACTTCGTCACCGCGCCTCTGGTCAGCCAGATGTTCGGCGAACTGGTCGGCCTCTGGGTGCTGGAGACCTGGGCTCGCATGGGCCGTCCCGCGCCGTTCCGTCTGGTCGAGATGGGTCCCGGTGACGGAACGCTGATGAGCGACCTGCTGCGGGCTGGACGGCTCGATCCCGCCTTTCTGGAGGCCGCCGAGGTTTGGCTGGTCGAGGTGTCCGAGCCCCTGAAGGCCCGCCAAGCCGCACGGCTGGGCGAAGGGCCGCGCTGGGCCTCGCGCCTGGACGAAGTGCCCGGCGGCGCGCCGATGATCCTCGTCGCCAATGAACTCCTGGACTGCCTGCCCGCGCGCCAGTTCATCCGTACCCGGACCGGGTGGGCCGAGCGGGTGATCGGGCTGGGTGCGGAAGGCGCGCTGGCTTTCGGGCTTCGCGCCATCAATCCTCCCCCCAGAGGGGGAGGTGTCCGCGCAGCGGACGGAGGGGGAAGGCCTGTCGGTCCCGCCCCTTCCCCCTCCGGTCCTTCGGACCACCTCCCCCGCTGGGGGGAGGATCTGGGAGCGGGCGCCGTCGTCGAATCCTCACCCGCCCAGGCGGCCCTGGCCTCGGACATCGCCCATCGCCTCGTCACCGATGGCGGCGCGGCGCTGTTGATCGACTATGGCCGCGCGCAGCCCGAGCCCGGCGATACGCTGCAGGCGATCTCCAACCATCAGAAGGTCGATCCGCTGCAGACGGCGGGCCTCGCCGACCTGACGGTCTGGGCCGACTTCCCGTCGGTGGTCGCGGCCGCGCGCGAAGCCGGCGCCAAGGCGGGTCCGATCCTCACCCAGGCCGCGTTTCTGGTCGCCTTGGGAATCGTCCAACGCGCCGAGGCCCTGGCCGCGCGCCAACCCGATCGCGCCGACCAGATCGGAAGACAGCTTGATCGCCTGATCGGAGAGGCGCAGATGGGCGAACTGTTCAAGGTCGCGTGCCTTTGCGCGCCCGACCTTTCGCCCCCCCTCTTCGAGGACGCGACATGA